A stretch of DNA from Roseovarius faecimaris:
TCTATCGTGCTGGGGAACCTCCGGTTTGCTGTCTGTCAGCGCTTCTTTCAGCCCGTCGAGATCGGAACTGTGAAACAGTTTGGCTGACATGAGGGCGGTATAGACCTGAAACATGTATGCCCCCTTCAGCTGCTATAGGGCGGTTGGACGCCCTGGCGTTGCAGCATGGTGCGGGTGACATGGATGGCGTCCTTCAGGCCCAGTCGCTCTTGTTTTAGGGTGCGGATGCGTTGCGTATCGGGCCAGGGGCGCATCTGTTCCTCTTCGACCTGTGCCGTGAGGTCGCGGCGGCGACGGCTCAGGGTCTTGATCCGGGCGATCAGGCGGTCGGGGGAAATGGTCCTGGCTTGCATCGGCATCTCCTTGCTTCGCGTTTCCATGATCGAAATATGGCAGGGGGGTGGTCTAAAATAAATCCTATTGAGCCTGAAAGTTTCATCGGAAAAAGCTATATAACTCTAAGAGAGCAGAGGAGAGGCCGATGGCTGATGAACTGACCCTGAAGCAGCTGCGTTACTTTATGGCGCTGGCCGAAACCCATCACTACCGACGTGCGGCGGAACGGGCCGGGGTAAGCCAGCCGTCATTGTCACAGCAGATTGTCGCGCTCGAAGGGGCGCTGGGGCTGGAATTGGTGGAGCGGGGGCGTCGTGGCGCGGTGCTCACACCTGCGGGGCGCGAGGTGCGGCTGCGCGCCCAGGCGATCCTGGATGACGTTGCGGCGCTCGAAGCGATGTCCGGCGAAATGCGCAAGGG
This window harbors:
- a CDS encoding YdcH family protein, coding for MQARTISPDRLIARIKTLSRRRRDLTAQVEEEQMRPWPDTQRIRTLKQERLGLKDAIHVTRTMLQRQGVQPPYSS